The genomic stretch GCTGGAGCCGGACGGTCTGAGGGAACTGGTGCAGGCCGAGGCGCGGGGTATGCTCGCAGGCTCCTGACAGCAGGGTTCAGGGGGAGTGACGGACACGGCAGCGGTTGGACGTGGAAGCGAGGGGCATCAGTTCAGCCCCGGGGTGGAACTGAACACCGCTGTGACACCGCTCCTGACATAGGGCTGTCACTGGCCCCCGGCAGCATGACGTCAGGAGGCACCACCATGCACACGAATCTCGATTTCATCGCCCTGCACACCACCGACCTCACCGCCGCCCGCCAGTACTACACCGGGGTTCTGGGCTTCGAGACCACCTCTGGCCCGCCCACTGCGGCGGTCTTCACTCAGGCTGGTGGAGCGACGCTGGCTGTCCGTGAGCCCCTGCCGCACGAACCGCAGGATCACCTCGGCGCAGGCGTCAGCGTGTGGTTCGGGGTGCCGGACGCCGATGCGTACCATGCCCGGATCGCGGCAGCGGGCGCACAGGTCATCCAGCCCCCGCAGGACGGCCCCTTCGGGCGGATGTTCAGCGTCCGCACGCCGGACGGTCACACCCTGACGTTCCACCAGACGCCGGCGTGACGTCGGCCCTATCCGTCCCAGGGGGACTATTCAGCGCCCCAGCTGCTGGAGGATCACCGGGTCGGTAATCGCCGTGTCGTCGGCCAGCAGGAACGCCTTGGACAGCACCAGCGACAGCACCCGGTCACCGTCGAACTCCACGTCGAGGCCGCTGCCCTTCCCACCGGGGATGATGCACAGGTACTGGTCGTTGGGCTCCATCAGGATGTTGGCCGAGCCCAGGTGAATCCGGTACGCGCGGCGGTTGCCCTGCACGCGCAGGAAGCGGCCGTCCAGGGTCAGGCGGTCTCTGATCTTCAGGCGCGGGATCAGGCGTTCCAGGTACGCGGCGCGGGTCTTGGCCGTCTCAGTGAGTTCGCCAAACGAGTAGGACTGCCAGTATTCACGGAAACGTCCGCCGGGGCCGCCGTCCTGCCACGTGGGATCATTGCCCACCGAGGCCACGCCCACGAACAGATCGACGTCGCGCAGCACCTCCGACAGCGCCAGGGGCGGAATCTGAGAGAGCGGCAGCGGGGCCACGGGCTGCTGCGTCTGGTTCACCCACATGGTGTACCCGCCGCCCCCGGCGTGCGCGTGGTTCTCGGGAGCGCCCTGCGGGTAGAAACGCACCTGATCGGTACTCAGGCGCAGGTAACTGCCGGACTCGGTGCTGTCCTCGCCATAGTTCTCGCCCACGCCCTCGATCCAGTATTCCGCCCGCAGGCCGTACGCGAGTAGGTCGCGCATGGCGGGCGGGTACGAATCGTCTACCATCAGCCGCAGCCGGTTGCGCCAGCCGCGCAGCGCCGCCAGCGCGTGGAACTGGTGCTGGCGCAGGATGTGCCCCGCGAAGCGGTTGGAATACGTATTCGTGCGCCGCTCGGCGTCGGTCAGCACGTAGACCTCGCGCCACGCCTGCTTGAACGGCTGGCGGATGTCCAGCGTTTCCAGCCGGCGACGCCACGCCAGCACCTCCTCCACCGCCCGCCCGAGAGGATGCCACAGCCGGATTACAGCGGTCGGCAGGATGGGAACGCTCTCTCCCTGTACGTTCCGCATCTCACCATCCGCCCACAGCGCGGGCACGCCGTCCACCACCCAGATCAGCCGCCGCGCCACCGTGCCGGCCAGCGGGTGGTTCAGGTAGCGCTCCAGCCACGCCTCGCCGGCCCACATGCGCGGCTGGATCATCAGAGTGTCGAGCCGCTGCGACAGCGCCACCACGGACTTCTCGGCCTCCTTCTGCGCGGCCTTCAGGTCGGCCAGTTCCTCGGCGTAGTCCTTCTTCACAGCTGCCGGGACGCTTTTCATGGTCTTGCCGTCCCGGCTGAAGCCCAGGTGGGCACCGGCCGCGTCCATGGTCAGCCGCGCCTCCACGTCGCCCAGCATGTCCGTGCGCTCGCCCACTGCCGTCAGGCCCAGGGTGGGTACGCCCAGTTCCAGCAGCTCGTCCGGCGTGACGTTCAGGCGCTCCGCCACCACGTCCAGCCCCTTCTGTACTTCCTTCAAGGTCCCCTTGAAGGTCACGGTCGTCGCCAGCCGCGCCAGTGCCGACAGGGCCGCGCCGGACTCGGTGCGCGACAGGGCATACACCGCAGCGTTGGCGATCTTCGGCGCACGGGGGCCGACGCCCGGCACCTTCTTCAGCGCCGATTCCACCACGCCGGCCACCACCCGGATCAGTGCGTCGTCGGCCACCAGGGGCACCATCCACAGCAGGCCCTTGAGCGACAGCGCGTTGAATTCGTCGAGCATCAGGTTTGGATCGCCGCCGTACTGGACGGGATTCAGGCGAAAGGTACGCGGCCGGGGCAGCAGCGGCAGCGCGGCCGTCAGCACCTCGCGGAACGGCGCCGCGCCGACGGCGTTCAGGTGCTTCTCGGCGTCTTTCAGCCATTTCGCCGTGGGCTTCCCCGCAGACGCCGTGCGCGCGAAGGCCACCAGCGCGGGCCAGGGCTGCCGCTGCTCGGCGGGAAGAGTGTCCAGGCGGGTCAGGAAGGCGTCCGACCACGCCTCGCCGGGGTTGAGTTCGGGGGTGAGGGTGTTCGCAACGAGTGCCCACCACGGGTATTTCTCGGCGGTTGGCCCCCAGTAGGAGACCATTGCAGATCTTCTGGCAGCCGCGAGACCGAGCGGAGTCATTCGGTTCTGCCTGAATGCCTGCTCCACGAGAGGATGGAGATAGCTCTCGTTACCCGACCATTGGCCGTAATAAACCAGAGGACTGGCGAACGGTTCCATCTGTGTTCGGATCACAGCTGCCAATTCCTCGCCGTCCAATTGTTGGACAAGCGGTTTCAGCATCATTCTTACCACTCGATCCCACGCCCTTACAGCGCCTCGCATACCTGACGTCACCCCGTCTGTGCCCTGATGAGGTAGGTTTTGCAGGCTCAGAACACGCTGGAGTAGGTATCGATTCTGCCCCGCAGGAACAGGTGGCAACGGCAAAGGCTCTCTCTGTGGTTGATCATCATAAATATCCTGCCTGGCACGCTCTTGCAGGACAGCAAGCCAGAGGTCTGCCGCCTCCTGACCCTTCGCCGTGGTCAGCGCGACTTCAAGGTCGTTCAGCCTGTCGAGTAGGATCAACGCCTCAATCACCGACGCCCTGAGTGTGGGTGCAGATAGTGCCCCGACCTCGATTTCACGAAGTTTCCGTAGAATCAAGTCGTGCGCAGGCTGGGAAAGCTCTCGCAGTTCTCGTAACAAAGTTAATGGAGTTGGATTGACACGCATCCAGGCTGCTAGGCGAGCGGAAATCACCAAACCAGGCTCTAAGATGTCGGCTTTATCTTCAATCGCAAGCCAGATCAGATGTATCCATTGAGGGTGGCGGAGTTCCTCACTTTCGAGTAAGGCGTTCAGGCGAGTAATTTCAGCTTCTCGCGGGTAACTTACCTGTGTGCTCAGCTCCTTGAAGGCCTTGAAATATCGTTCCGGGACGACCTGCCCGTTGATCTCGTAGCCGCTGGGGCCGCTGGACATGAAGAGGGCCATCCCCCTACCCCCCCACCAACGGCACCAACTTGATAAACGTCACGTCCAGCGGGTGCCCCAGCCGCAGCGTCACGGGCTCGTCCAGCGCCTCGGCCTGCCGGTCGCCGATCAGGATGATGATGCCGCCACGGGTGAACGCCTCCACGGCGCGGGCCGACTGCTGCTCCCAGTCGATGCGGCGTGAGCGCGCCAGGCCGGGGCTGTTCAGCTCGCGTTCCATCCCCTCGGGCACGACCAGCCCCCGGAAGCATTCCTGATTCCCGGCGTTGTACGTGGAGACCTCGTCGTACACGCGGCGGCGGATCAGTTCGCGCACACTCACGGTCTCGGTCTCGAAGTCCAGCGTCAGGGCGGGGATGGGCTGGGGTCTCGCGGTGGTCTCGTCGAGGACATTCACGGTGTAGGACATGATTCGGGCCTCCTGATTCTGTTCACAGCGTAACATACATCCAGTCTGATGGTGCCCATCTCACCATGTTGCTCCTGACATAGGGCTGTCACTGGCCCCCGGCAGCATGGAGGCATGAAGACAGACCTGAGCTTCGTGACGCTGCACACCGCCGACTACGCCGCCGCCCTGGCCTTCTTCACAGATGTGCTCGGCTTCGAGGTCACCGAGGAACGCCCCGGCGCGAACGCCTTTGTACCGTCGGGCGGGGCCGGGCTGGCCCTGCGGACGAGTCCAGTACTACAGCCGCCGCTGGGTACGGGTGTGACCGTGTACTTCACGGTGCCCGACGTGCAGGCCTACCACGACCAGGTGGCGGGGCGCGGCGCGACCATCAGCGAGCCGCTGCACGACATGCCCTTCGGGCGGACATTCACGGCGCAGTCGCCCGACGGGCACCAGCTCGGCTTCTGGCAGGCGCCGGCATGAGCGTGGTCACGCTGACGTTGCCAGTCATGCCGCCCTTCGACTTCAGCCACACGCTGACTTTCCTGACCGGCTTTCCACCCACGCAGGGCGAGCAGGATACGGTCAGCGAGCTGCGGGGGGCCACGCGCCTGCACGGGCAGACCGTGGGCTTTGTGGTGCGTGCGGGCGGCGGGGGGCTGGACGTGAGCCTGCATCCGGAACGCCCCCTGGAGGCTGCCCAGGTGCAGGCACTGCGCGAGCGGATCGCCTTCTTCCTGGGGGCGGACGTGGATCTGAAGCCCTTCTATACGCTGGCTGGGCCGGACGACGCGATGGGGCCCGTCGTCCGGGCGCTGCACGGTTTCCACCAGCCGCGCTTCCTAACACCCTTCGAGGTCGCATGCTGGGCGGTGCTCACGCAGCGCCAGCCGCTGGCTCAGGCGCGGCGCATGAAGCGGACGCTTTCGGACGCGCACGGGGGCACGTGGGAGGATCACCCGGCCTTCCCGGAGCCGGGCGATCTGGCTGGGCTGAGCCCCGAAGACTTCCACGCCCTGATCCCGAACGAGCGCAAGGCCCGGAGCCTGCACGCGGTCACGCAGGCGTTCCAGGGGGTGCAGACTGCCGACCTGGCCGCCGCCCCGTACGACGGAGTGCGGGACTGGCTGCTGGGCCTCCCCGGCATCGGGGAGTGGAGTGCGCTCTTTGTCCTGCTGCGCGGGCTGGGGCGCGTGGAACGCCTGTACGGGAACACCGGAACCCCTCTGCTGCAAGAACTCCTGCGGGCGGCCCGGCCCATGTACGGTGACCTGAGCCCGCAGCAGCTGTGGGCCATTGCCGACAGGTACGGCGAGCAGCAGGGCCAGTGGGGCATCTACCTGCGCAGCCGTTCCGCCTTCACGCCAGACCGGGAGCGTGCCGCATGACCCTGAACTACGTGAGCATCCTCGTGTCCGACATGGCCCGGTCGCTGGCCTTCTACCGCACGCTGGGCCTGCCCATCCCGGAGGACGTGGACACGGCACAGGGCCACGTCGAGATCGAGGTCGGCGGGCTGCGGATCGCGTGGGAGACCGAGGCGCTGATGCGCGGGCTGAACCCCGGCTGGATTCGCCCGGACGCCGGGGGCCGGATCGGCATCGGGGTGCAGGCCACGTCGCCCGCCGGAGTGGACGACGCCATGACCCGCCTGCGGGCCGCCGGGTACGATGCCCCGGAGCCCTTCGACGCCCCATGGGGCCAGCGTTACGCGACGGTGACCGACCCGGACGGAACCGGCGTGGACGTCTTCGCATGGAGGGCTGACGCGGGCTGACGGCCAGACCCTGAGCCGGTCGACCCGGTCGACGCCGCCGCCAGCGGCTATCCTGCCCCCGTGAGCGGCATCGTGTGGCTGGCGCTGGACGGGGTGGGGCACCCGGCGGACGCGCTGCCCGGCAGTGTGTGGGAGCAGGAGCTGCCCACACTGCGCCCGCTGGTGGATGCCGGACATGCCCTGGACGCCACACTGGGTGTACCGGGCCTGCCGCAGTCCGGCACCGGGCAGAGTTGCTGGCTGACCGGTATGGACGCCGTCCGCCTGATGGGCGAGCACTACGGCCCGCACCCGGGGCCGACGCTGCAGCGGCTGCTCGCGGCCTCGTCGCTGCCGGTGCGGCTGGCCCAGGCCGGGGCACACGTGGCGCTGGCAAACCACTACGTGCCCGCGTATTTCGAGTCTCAGGCCACGTCGCCGCGCCGCAACCGCATGGGCTGTTTTCCGTACTCGTTCCGGGCGGCGGGACTGCCGCTGAATCCGCCGGGCGTGCCGGGGGTGGGGGCCACGCTGGGCCTCGCCTTCCGGGCGCCGTGGACGCCGGTGGAGCCGCTGGACGCGGTCATCCGGGTGGGCAGCAGCCTGGCCGCCGCTGCCCGGACGCACGACCTGGTCGCGGCCGACCTGTGGTTCAGCGACCTGCTGGGGCACGAGGGCACCGAGCCCGTGCCCGGAGACGCACTGATCGCTGGCCGGGCCTACCTGGCGCGGATCGACGCCCTGTTGACCGGTCTGCTGGACGCCGGCGCGCGGGTGGCGCTGAGCAGCGATCACGGCAATCTGGAAGACCTGTCGGTCAAGAGCCACACCCAGGCCCGCGTGCCGTTCACCGGAACGGGGGTCAACCTCGGCTCCCCGGCGGACGTGGTGGGGGGAGGCCGGGTCATCGCAGAGTGGTTCGGGCTGGACGGCGTGGAGACCGCTGAATTTTAATCCTGGGCACCATCTGGGCCGAAAGTTATCCACAGGCTTATCCACAATGGGTGTGGACAACCTGTGGATAACCCCAGTCCCGACCGCCGCCTCCGAGCGGCAAAAGCCTGTCTGGAACGAACAGGAGACGACCCCGCGACATGACCTTCAGCTGTTCCAGAGTTATCCACAGGCTGCCGTTTCACTGTGGATAACTCTCGCTTTCGGCTGTCCGGACGGTCTGCACAAAGGCGCGCACAGCGTCTGGATCCTTCCGGCCCGGCGACACTTCCAGGCGGCTCACGGCGTCCACGGCCGCAGGGCGCAGGGCCTGGATCGCCCGGGCGACGTTCGCGGGACCGAGGCCACCGGCCAGCCACGCACCGGGCGGGAAGTGGGGGCGCAGGGCCTCCCAGTCCAGCGGCACGCCGCCCCCCGGTTCAGGCGCGTCCAGCATCAGGGTGACGCCGGAAATGCCCGTCCACACGCCCGCTTCCGCCGCCAGATCGGCGGGGCGCACGACGCGCAGAACGGGATAATACGCGGCGACCTGCTGGACGTAAAGTCTTGACAGCGGGCCGTGAAGCTGCACGGCGCTCATGCGGGCGGCCTCGGCCGTGCGGAGCACCTCGTCCAGCCCCTGGTTCAGGAACACGCCCACCCGCGCCACGACGGGGCCGACGCTCAGGCTGGCCTCGCGGGCCACCTGCGCCGACACGAGCCGCTTGCTGACCGGCGCGAAGATGAAGCCCAGCGCGTCTGCACCGGCCTCGGCACTGAGCAGCGCGTCGTGGACGGACGTGGTGCCGCAGATCTTCACGCGGATCACGGGCGGCCGTCCCTGTGCGCCTCCAGCTCCGCCACGCGGGTCTCGAGCGCCCGCACCTGCCGCGTCAGGGCGAGCAGCAGCAGCGCGTAGTGGTCGTACAGCTTCGGGCGTTCCATGCGGTGCTCGTTCCCCATCCAGCCGTCCAGCAGCCGCTCGGCCTGGGCCAGCACCTCGTCGTCGGGCACGTCGCGCCACGAGCGGCCCTTCAGGATCTCCTGGGCGAAGTTCAGGTCACGGTCGCTCATAGGGAGTTCCGGTGATCTGGAGGCGAGACCGGATGGAGAGACTGGCCGGTCTGTTCACGGCCTGTCCTGGACTGACGGAAGCTGCGGATCATGCATCCATTCTGGCGTGCCGGCCTGTGCAGCGAAGGTCTGCCGGGCGGCCATCACCTCGGCGTGGTGGGCCTCGGCCCACTCCCACACCGCGCAGAAGGCCTCGCTCAGGCTCAGGCCCAGTGGGGTCAGGGTGTAGTCCACGCGGGGCGGGATCACCGGGTACACGGTGCGCGTGAGCAGCCCGTCGGATTCCATCTGCCGCAGGGTCTTGGTCAGCATCTTCTGGCTGATCCCGCCCACGTGCTCGCCGACCTGCGTGAAGCGCAGCGTGCCGTGTTCCTCCAGCACCTCCAGGATCAGGAGTGTCCACTTGTCGGCCACCCGGCCGATCATCTCGCGCACCAGCGCCTCGACATCCGGGGTGGCCTTGGGCCACGGGGTGCCGGCCGGGCGCGGCACGCCGTCCATGGCATGACTTTCCACAGGGAAAGTATAGAACTTCCGGGTGCCTACTTCCCAACAGAGAGTGTCGTATCTATGCTCGGTCTGCAGCCGGGCCGACCACCTGTCCGCTGCCACCAGGAGGTGCCATGTTCTACGAGTTCCGCCGGTACACCACACGGCCCGGCCAGCGCGACACCTGGGTGCAGGTCATGCAGGGCGAGATCCTGCCCTACCAGACCGCGCAGGGCATGACCTACGTCGCGTCCTTCACGGACGACACCGACCCCGACACCTACTGCTGGATCCGCCGCTTCGACAGCGAGGCACAGCGCCAGGAACTGTACGCCGCCGTGTACGACACCGACACCTGGCGCGCGCTGCTGGCGCGGCACGGCCATCTGCTGGCCGCTGAACCCCACGTCACCCGCCTCGTGCCCACCGCCCACTCTCCCCTGCTGTAAGCACGACAAGGAGCCCACCATGCACATGACCGGCAACACCATCCTGATCACCGGCGGGGCCTCGGGCATCGGCCTGGGACTGGCGCAGGCCTTCCACGAACGCGGCAATACCGTGCTGATCGCCGGACGCCGCCAGCGCACGCTGGACGAGGCCGTCGCGGCGCACCCGGGGCTGCACCCGTACGTGCTGGACGTGACCGATCCGGCGTCCATCGCGGCCCTGGCTGCGCGTGTCACTGCCGAGCACCCCGTCCTGAACGTCCTGATCAACAACGCCGGCATCATGCAGGCCGAGGACATCCTGACGGCGACCGACACGGCGGTGGCCGAGCATACCGTGACCACCAACCTGCTGGGGCCGATCCGGCTGACGCACGCCCTGCTGCCGCACCTGCTGGCACAGCCACGACCGGTGATCGTGAACGTGTCGTCCGGACTGGCCTCGGTGCCGCTGGCCGCCACGCCGACCTACAGCGCCACCAAGGCCGCGATCCACTCGTACACCGAGTCGCTGCGGCATCAGCTGCGGGACACGCCCGCGCAGGTGCTGGAACTCACGCCGCCGGCCGTCGGCACGGATCTGATGCCCGGCCACCGCGACAGCCCCCATAGCATGCCGCTGGACGCGTATATCGCCGAGGTCATGCAGATCATGGAGACGCAGCCGGAGGCCCCCGAGATCTGTGTGCAGAACGTGCGCTTCCTGCGCGACGCCGTGGCGACCGGCACCTACGACCGGGTGTTCCAGGGCATCAACAGCCGCTGAGCCACCCGGCCATCCTGCCGATGTGCGCGTGGTGCCCGCCGTGACACGCTGAGCGGCATGACCTCTGCGCCGACGCCCCGCCGCGAGACGACGCTGCACCTGCTGTTCACGCAGGGCGACCGGGCGGCTCTTCAGACGCTGAGCACCGATCAGATGACGTACTTCGGCGCAAACGTGCGCGAGGCGGCGCACGGAGCGGGCTGGCCCGGCGTCCTGCTGCGCCGGCTGCACTTCCAGTCCCACGGCGAGGTCGATGGCGTGCGCCGCGCCGACGTGGTGTGGCACCTGCATGCCGACGACGGCGCAGCGCTGGACTGGCGGCCGGACGGGGCGTGGAGTGACATGCAGCGGGCCTGGATCACGGCGGCCCGGACGCCACCGTCGAACGTGCCGTGGACGCATCCCGGCTGGCACGCGGCCGCGCTGGCGTGGCTGGACGAGGAACTGACCGCCCAGGGGCGGGAACGCAGCGGGGAGCCGGCCGTGCTCAAGCACTGGCAGATCAGTCTGCTGTGGCGGGTGCCCACGGCGGCGGGGCCGGTGTATTTCAAGGCCGTGCCGGCCTTTTTCGGGCGCGAGGTCGAAGTCACGCCGCTGCTGGCCCGCGAACTGGAGGGGGCCGCGCCGCCCGTGCTGGCCGCCGACCGGGAGCGGGGCTTCCTGCTGCTGGAGGATGCCGGGGACGAGGTGAGCCGCGCGCCTGACCTGAACGCCGTGATGACGCACGTGGCCGGGCTCCAGCGCTCAAGCATTCCGCATCTGCCCGGCTGGACGCTGCGCGACCGGGGGCCGGAGTACGTGCTGTCGTGGCTGGAGCACCTGCACTCCGACGACATGCTGCTGCCCGGCCAGGACGGCGGCCTGAGCGACGACGAGGCCGCC from Deinococcus sp. AB2017081 encodes the following:
- a CDS encoding VOC family protein, which gives rise to MHTNLDFIALHTTDLTAARQYYTGVLGFETTSGPPTAAVFTQAGGATLAVREPLPHEPQDHLGAGVSVWFGVPDADAYHARIAAAGAQVIQPPQDGPFGRMFSVRTPDGHTLTFHQTPA
- a CDS encoding DUF4132 domain-containing protein, with amino-acid sequence MVSYWGPTAEKYPWWALVANTLTPELNPGEAWSDAFLTRLDTLPAEQRQPWPALVAFARTASAGKPTAKWLKDAEKHLNAVGAAPFREVLTAALPLLPRPRTFRLNPVQYGGDPNLMLDEFNALSLKGLLWMVPLVADDALIRVVAGVVESALKKVPGVGPRAPKIANAAVYALSRTESGAALSALARLATTVTFKGTLKEVQKGLDVVAERLNVTPDELLELGVPTLGLTAVGERTDMLGDVEARLTMDAAGAHLGFSRDGKTMKSVPAAVKKDYAEELADLKAAQKEAEKSVVALSQRLDTLMIQPRMWAGEAWLERYLNHPLAGTVARRLIWVVDGVPALWADGEMRNVQGESVPILPTAVIRLWHPLGRAVEEVLAWRRRLETLDIRQPFKQAWREVYVLTDAERRTNTYSNRFAGHILRQHQFHALAALRGWRNRLRLMVDDSYPPAMRDLLAYGLRAEYWIEGVGENYGEDSTESGSYLRLSTDQVRFYPQGAPENHAHAGGGGYTMWVNQTQQPVAPLPLSQIPPLALSEVLRDVDLFVGVASVGNDPTWQDGGPGGRFREYWQSYSFGELTETAKTRAAYLERLIPRLKIRDRLTLDGRFLRVQGNRRAYRIHLGSANILMEPNDQYLCIIPGGKGSGLDVEFDGDRVLSLVLSKAFLLADDTAITDPVILQQLGR
- a CDS encoding VOC family protein, which translates into the protein MKTDLSFVTLHTADYAAALAFFTDVLGFEVTEERPGANAFVPSGGAGLALRTSPVLQPPLGTGVTVYFTVPDVQAYHDQVAGRGATISEPLHDMPFGRTFTAQSPDGHQLGFWQAPA
- a CDS encoding DNA-3-methyladenine glycosylase family protein encodes the protein MSVVTLTLPVMPPFDFSHTLTFLTGFPPTQGEQDTVSELRGATRLHGQTVGFVVRAGGGGLDVSLHPERPLEAAQVQALRERIAFFLGADVDLKPFYTLAGPDDAMGPVVRALHGFHQPRFLTPFEVACWAVLTQRQPLAQARRMKRTLSDAHGGTWEDHPAFPEPGDLAGLSPEDFHALIPNERKARSLHAVTQAFQGVQTADLAAAPYDGVRDWLLGLPGIGEWSALFVLLRGLGRVERLYGNTGTPLLQELLRAARPMYGDLSPQQLWAIADRYGEQQGQWGIYLRSRSAFTPDRERAA
- a CDS encoding VOC family protein, whose translation is MTLNYVSILVSDMARSLAFYRTLGLPIPEDVDTAQGHVEIEVGGLRIAWETEALMRGLNPGWIRPDAGGRIGIGVQATSPAGVDDAMTRLRAAGYDAPEPFDAPWGQRYATVTDPDGTGVDVFAWRADAG
- a CDS encoding metalloenzyme domain protein, which gives rise to MSGIVWLALDGVGHPADALPGSVWEQELPTLRPLVDAGHALDATLGVPGLPQSGTGQSCWLTGMDAVRLMGEHYGPHPGPTLQRLLAASSLPVRLAQAGAHVALANHYVPAYFESQATSPRRNRMGCFPYSFRAAGLPLNPPGVPGVGATLGLAFRAPWTPVEPLDAVIRVGSSLAAAARTHDLVAADLWFSDLLGHEGTEPVPGDALIAGRAYLARIDALLTGLLDAGARVALSSDHGNLEDLSVKSHTQARVPFTGTGVNLGSPADVVGGGRVIAEWFGLDGVETAEF
- a CDS encoding phosphoribosylanthranilate isomerase, with translation MIRVKICGTTSVHDALLSAEAGADALGFIFAPVSKRLVSAQVAREASLSVGPVVARVGVFLNQGLDEVLRTAEAARMSAVQLHGPLSRLYVQQVAAYYPVLRVVRPADLAAEAGVWTGISGVTLMLDAPEPGGGVPLDWEALRPHFPPGAWLAGGLGPANVARAIQALRPAAVDAVSRLEVSPGRKDPDAVRAFVQTVRTAESESYPQ
- a CDS encoding winged helix-turn-helix transcriptional regulator, which translates into the protein MESHAMDGVPRPAGTPWPKATPDVEALVREMIGRVADKWTLLILEVLEEHGTLRFTQVGEHVGGISQKMLTKTLRQMESDGLLTRTVYPVIPPRVDYTLTPLGLSLSEAFCAVWEWAEAHHAEVMAARQTFAAQAGTPEWMHDPQLPSVQDRP
- a CDS encoding putative quinol monooxygenase, coding for MFYEFRRYTTRPGQRDTWVQVMQGEILPYQTAQGMTYVASFTDDTDPDTYCWIRRFDSEAQRQELYAAVYDTDTWRALLARHGHLLAAEPHVTRLVPTAHSPLL
- a CDS encoding SDR family oxidoreductase encodes the protein MTGNTILITGGASGIGLGLAQAFHERGNTVLIAGRRQRTLDEAVAAHPGLHPYVLDVTDPASIAALAARVTAEHPVLNVLINNAGIMQAEDILTATDTAVAEHTVTTNLLGPIRLTHALLPHLLAQPRPVIVNVSSGLASVPLAATPTYSATKAAIHSYTESLRHQLRDTPAQVLELTPPAVGTDLMPGHRDSPHSMPLDAYIAEVMQIMETQPEAPEICVQNVRFLRDAVATGTYDRVFQGINSR
- a CDS encoding phosphotransferase, with the translated sequence MTSAPTPRRETTLHLLFTQGDRAALQTLSTDQMTYFGANVREAAHGAGWPGVLLRRLHFQSHGEVDGVRRADVVWHLHADDGAALDWRPDGAWSDMQRAWITAARTPPSNVPWTHPGWHAAALAWLDEELTAQGRERSGEPAVLKHWQISLLWRVPTAAGPVYFKAVPAFFGREVEVTPLLARELEGAAPPVLAADRERGFLLLEDAGDEVSRAPDLNAVMTHVAGLQRSSIPHLPGWTLRDRGPEYVLSWLEHLHSDDMLLPGQDGGLSDDEAATLRRARPQLEAALRRLAASPIPRTLGHGDLHGGNLLTQDGRLTLLDWSDVCLTHPFLDVNPAYFFPYEQVSGDWSQHGAVLDAARDTYLEAWTDCAPPEDLRSLFADALICGELFRALGYVDGIQGAVEDKTEWAGAHLDHLRRVLTLLSRSL